From the Desulfobacterales bacterium genome, one window contains:
- a CDS encoding tripartite tricarboxylate transporter substrate binding protein translates to MKRKTCLIFLVGVLTLLLIASAIITHAVAAETYPEKDILWIIPLRAGGGYDTYSRRIAPVMSKYLPNKVNVVAKNITGAGGITGVSTVFKSKPDGYTIGLAAYPGMAVANMTMDIGFDPDKLTPLAQIAVSEQALFVSSKSKIKSYDDLKKMKGVRLGTTSRGASMYSFSLVASKTMAFDAELVTGYGGTSAIIPAIMRGDVDGAVLNLTQLKKYIESGDLRPVFTFTSKRHELTPDVPCVAELGVPEATAVQDYKMLFAPPGLPKDRTDILKKSLVDSFNDKGLLEWSQKSSMPLELKMDAEMKAEIDKMTRVYGQYKDLLK, encoded by the coding sequence ATGAAAAGGAAAACTTGTTTAATCTTCCTGGTCGGGGTCCTGACACTTTTATTAATCGCATCGGCAATTATCACCCATGCGGTTGCCGCTGAAACCTACCCTGAAAAAGACATCCTCTGGATCATACCTTTACGGGCCGGGGGTGGATACGATACCTATTCCAGAAGAATAGCGCCGGTGATGTCGAAATATCTCCCCAACAAGGTCAATGTGGTGGCTAAAAATATCACAGGCGCCGGCGGAATTACCGGTGTCAGTACCGTCTTTAAATCCAAGCCGGATGGTTATACCATCGGACTGGCGGCCTATCCCGGTATGGCCGTGGCAAATATGACCATGGATATCGGCTTTGACCCCGACAAGCTGACCCCTCTGGCCCAGATCGCGGTCAGCGAACAGGCGCTGTTTGTTTCGAGCAAATCAAAGATAAAATCATATGATGACTTAAAGAAGATGAAGGGCGTCCGGCTGGGGACAACATCAAGGGGCGCGTCCATGTATTCCTTTTCGCTCGTGGCCAGTAAGACCATGGCTTTTGACGCCGAACTGGTGACAGGCTACGGTGGAACTTCTGCCATAATACCGGCGATCATGAGAGGGGATGTCGACGGCGCCGTGCTGAACCTGACGCAGCTCAAAAAATATATCGAAAGCGGTGATTTAAGACCCGTTTTCACATTTACCTCCAAACGGCATGAATTGACACCGGATGTGCCTTGCGTGGCGGAACTGGGCGTTCCGGAAGCGACGGCGGTTCAAGACTACAAGATGCTGTTTGCGCCTCCCGGGCTGCCAAAAGACCGTACGGATATTCTCAAAAAATCGCTGGTCGATTCGTTTAATGACAAGGGGCTGCTGGAGTGGTCGCAGAAATCAAGCATGCCGCTGGAACTGAAAATGGATGCGGAAATGAAGGCTGAAATAGATAAAATGACACGGGTTTATGGTCAGTACAAAGACCTGTTGAAATAG
- a CDS encoding UbiD family decarboxylase: MHKDLRDWVEKADKMGRVVRIKGAHWDKEMGTLAELFCTKKGLETPTLLFENIPGCEKGYRVLFHELITPWAVALTMDIPLAYESLVDLVKAAHQKVENIKPLPIKKVKKGPVQENIYRGDEVNLLKFPVPLFSEFDGGRYIGTSDVVIMKDPDSGYINLGTYRMQLYDEKSATLFISPGKHANIIRQKYWEKGLPCPVAVSLGQDPCLALFAGNEVPFGISEYELVGGLKGKPVEVVEAPETGLPIPANSEIVIEGYCYPDDNKPEGPFPEWTGYYGSSSRKEPVMRVKTVLHRNDPILTARHEIRNKAFDFRSLMRSALLWKELETAGIPEVKGVWRYEQAGSRYFNVVSIKQRYYGHARQVLHVAAQTTAGAYAGRWVVVVDEDIDPANIHEVLWAMATRCQPATDIEFINRSRSTPLDPLCFDKNKNYYTSLALVDACIPYEEKENFPRATGAPVEYAKEIYEKWRKLFK, translated from the coding sequence ATGCATAAGGATCTGAGAGACTGGGTTGAAAAAGCGGATAAGATGGGCAGAGTGGTTCGGATTAAGGGCGCACACTGGGATAAGGAAATGGGGACCTTGGCTGAATTGTTTTGTACGAAAAAAGGACTGGAGACGCCGACCCTGTTATTTGAAAATATACCGGGTTGTGAAAAAGGATACCGGGTATTGTTTCATGAGTTGATCACCCCTTGGGCGGTGGCCTTAACCATGGATATTCCGCTGGCGTATGAATCCCTGGTGGATCTGGTAAAAGCTGCCCACCAGAAAGTCGAAAATATCAAACCCCTTCCAATCAAAAAAGTCAAAAAAGGACCGGTCCAGGAAAACATATACCGGGGTGACGAAGTCAATCTGTTGAAATTTCCGGTCCCGCTGTTTTCGGAGTTTGACGGTGGTCGCTATATCGGTACTTCGGATGTCGTCATCATGAAAGATCCGGACAGCGGCTACATCAATCTGGGGACATACCGTATGCAGCTCTACGATGAAAAATCCGCGACGCTCTTTATATCTCCAGGGAAGCACGCCAATATCATCCGGCAAAAATATTGGGAAAAAGGACTGCCCTGTCCGGTGGCAGTGAGTCTGGGCCAGGACCCCTGTCTGGCGCTGTTTGCCGGAAATGAAGTCCCCTTCGGCATCAGTGAATATGAGCTGGTGGGCGGCTTAAAGGGGAAACCGGTCGAAGTGGTGGAAGCTCCGGAAACCGGACTGCCGATTCCTGCAAATTCAGAGATTGTCATCGAAGGGTATTGTTATCCCGATGACAACAAACCCGAAGGGCCGTTTCCGGAATGGACCGGTTATTATGGCAGCTCCAGCAGGAAAGAGCCGGTGATGCGGGTCAAAACCGTTCTGCATCGCAACGATCCCATTCTGACGGCCCGGCATGAAATACGCAACAAAGCCTTTGATTTCAGATCGCTGATGCGATCCGCCCTGCTCTGGAAGGAGCTGGAGACGGCCGGGATACCGGAAGTGAAAGGCGTCTGGCGCTATGAACAGGCAGGGTCACGATATTTCAATGTCGTATCGATCAAACAACGGTATTACGGGCATGCCCGCCAGGTGCTTCATGTTGCGGCCCAGACCACTGCCGGCGCGTATGCCGGCCGTTGGGTGGTGGTGGTGGATGAGGACATCGACCCGGCCAATATTCATGAAGTGCTGTGGGCCATGGCAACCCGCTGCCAGCCGGCTACCGACATAGAGTTTATCAACCGATCGCGCAGCACGCCCCTTGACCCGCTCTGCTTTGACAAGAATAAAAACTACTATACATCGCTTGCCCTGGTGGATGCTTGCATTCCTTATGAAGAAAAAGAAAACTTTCCCCGGGCAACCGGTGCGCCCGTGGAATACGCCAAGGAGATTTACGAAAAGTGGCGTAAACTTTTTAAATAA
- a CDS encoding cupin domain-containing protein: MQYEEAKKAVKGDKRANFYQEFLEQSKTFRAEYQNRKNVVKAEEMPWDDSVQGRIKHMVNEKMNTRECAIDLYQQFLTPGGASGKHRHMSEEILYVLEGEGYDLHWDVKFECTETYAWDWEKEPKKFRWEEGDYVYIPPYTTHQHFNGDNDKPARFISATNRIVKAVGFDWMEQVEPAPDYKR, translated from the coding sequence ATGCAGTACGAAGAAGCTAAAAAGGCCGTAAAAGGTGATAAACGCGCCAATTTTTATCAGGAGTTTCTGGAGCAGTCAAAAACGTTTAGAGCGGAATATCAAAATCGCAAAAACGTAGTCAAGGCGGAAGAAATGCCCTGGGATGATTCCGTCCAGGGCCGCATCAAACACATGGTGAATGAAAAGATGAATACCCGCGAATGCGCTATTGACCTGTACCAGCAGTTTTTAACGCCGGGAGGCGCCAGCGGCAAACACCGTCACATGTCGGAGGAGATATTATACGTATTGGAGGGAGAGGGGTATGATCTGCATTGGGATGTCAAATTCGAATGCACGGAAACCTATGCCTGGGACTGGGAGAAAGAACCCAAGAAATTTAGATGGGAGGAGGGCGACTATGTTTATATCCCCCCCTATACGACCCACCAGCACTTTAATGGCGATAACGATAAACCGGCCCGGTTTATCTCGGCGACCAACCGGATTGTAAAAGCCGTGGGCTTTGACTGGATGGAGCAGGTTGAACCGGCCCCGGATTACAAGCGATGA